DNA from Streptomyces sp. Edi4:
TCCTGCCCGAAGGCACGAACTTCAGCGCCAGGCGCCGCCGGGCGCGCATCGCGTATCTGCGGCGCTCCGGCCGGCACGACCTGGCCGCCGCCGCTGAGGCGATGCCGTGCGTGCTGCCGCCCCTCGCCCGGGGCGCGGCCTCCCTGCTCGCCGCCGCGCCCACCGCGCAGGTGCTGGTCGTCGCACACACCGGGCTCGAGGACGTGTTGCCCTGGCGTCTGGGCGGCGGCTACCCGGCCCGCGCCGACGCGGCGATCCATGTCGCCTGGGGGACCTACGAAGCGGCGGAAGTCCCACGCGACCAGGACGGCTTCGAGACCTGGCTGTACGAGCGCTGGGCGGAACTGGACGCGTGGGTCCTGGCGACGCGCCGCGACGGGGCGGCGGGCGAGGGGCGGGCATCGCGGTGAGCGGGCTCCCCGTCGGCCGGGTTCGGGCGAGGCCCTTCGGGGTGAGCGGCCTGCGTCCGGGCCGGTCGGGCACCCGCGTGGCCGAAGCCCGACGGGTGGCCACCGACCCAGTGTGCCGCCACCCGCCTGGCCCACCCCTCGGGACGTCGCGGCAACCCGGCGCCACCATGACAGGGACAGCGTCATCAGGAGGAAGCCATGTCCCCAGCGGACAGTCACGCGCCTGCCACGGACCGGGCGGCCGCGCCCCGCACCGCGTTCGTCCTCGGCGGGGGCGGCAAACTGGGCGGCTACCAGGTCGGCATGCTGCGTGCGCTCCTCGAACGCGGCATCGTGCCGGACCTCGTCTTCGGTACCTCCGTCGGATCCCTCCAGGGCGCGCTGCTCGCGAGCAACCCCACCCTCTCGGTCTGCGACCAACTCACCGAACTGTGGCGGGAGTTGCTGGGAAAGCGCGTCATGTCGGTGACACCCGGAGGCCTGCTCGTCAACGCCTTCCGGCGCCACCCCGCCCTCGCGCCCATGGACGCCCTGCGCGAGGTGGTCCGGGCACACCTCGGTGACGGGACACGCATCGAGGACCTTGCGCTGCCCTACCAGTGCGTGGCCGCCTCCATCGAACGCGCCGCCGCCCGCTACTTCGACTCCGGCCCGCTCCTGCCCGCCGTCCTCGCCTCCTGCGCCGTGCCAGGGCTTTGGCCACCCGTACGCATCGGCGACGAGCACTACGTGGACGGCGGCATCGTCGAGACCGCCCCGGTCGGCAGGGCCGTCGCCTACGGCGCGACCACGGTTTACGTGCTCCGGATGCGTCAGCGCGAACGCCCGCTGCGGCCCGCGCGATGGCCCTGGCAGATCGGCCCCACGGCGTTCGAGATCTCACGCCGGCACCGGCTCGCGCAGATCCTCAGCGCCCACCCGCCCGGCGTACGGATGCACATCCTGCCCAGCGGGGAAGCCGGCCCGGGAGGCGCGGACGCCCCCTTCCGCGCCGGCCCGCGTGAGGAACTGGCCGTCAACGAACGCCGGGCGGCGGCGGGTCACCGGGCGACCTGTGAGTACCTGGACGCCCTCGACCAGGGCCGCTCCCCGCACTTCGCGTCCTCGGCCAACCCCGTCGCCCGCTCCTACCTCACGACGGCCGCCGCGCCGCTGCCCTCGTCGGGCACGCTCCCGCGCGACGGGGCGGTCCCCACGTTCCTCGCCATCAAATACGGCGCCCTGTTCGGCCTCTTCGACAAGGACGGTGACGGTCTGATCGACGAGGGTGACTGGCTCGACGCGGCCGGCGACATCGCCGACGCGTTCGGGAACACCCCCGAATCCCCCCGCGCCGCCACCCTCACCAAAGCCTTTCAGGAATCCTGGACGCGCCTGTACGAAACGGCGGGCGCGCGGACTCCGGCGCCGTTGGACCGCGACACGTTCGAGCGGGCCCTTGCCCGATTGGTGGGTACGCCCGAGGCGTACCTCGCCCACTTCCTGCCCATGGTGGTGGCGCTGCTCACGACCGCTGACTCCAACGGCACCAACATGCTGGAGATCGAGGAGACCGAGCGCCTGCTCCACACGTTCGGCGTCACCCCCTCCGACGCTCTCACCGTGGCCCGGCGCCTGGACACCAACGGTGACGGCGCCATCAGCCTCGACGAACTCAACGAGGCCTTCCAGGACTACTTCACCAGCGAGGAGCGGGGCTGCGCCGGAAACATGCTCTTCGGCGCGCTTCCCGGCTGAGACCCCAACTGCTCATCAGCGCCCGCGACTTGGCACGCCCGAGTCCTGAAACCCGACGCGCTCCGGGCCGTGGCTAGGCCGTGGGCCGCGACATCACCATGCGCGTGATGTCCACGCGCGACTTGGCGCCCAGCTTGCGGTAGGCGCGGGTCAGGGCGGCTTCCACGGTTTTGACGCTGACCACCAGACCGGCCGCGATCTCGCGGTTGCTTGCGCCTTGCGCGACGCGGGCGACGACGCTCTGCTCCGTCGATGTGAGCTGTTCCGACCAGAGGCCGCCCTCGGGCAGGCGGACCGCGTCGTCCTGCGCGCGGTCGCGTTCGGCGCGTGCCAGGACGGCCAGGGGGCGGGCGTCGGCCTTGGTGAAGACGCGGAGCGCGGCCGCGAACGCGGCGTGCGCCGAGCCCTCGTCCCCGAGCCTGCGCCGGACCCGGCCGAGCGCCACCCGGGCGCGGGCCTCCTCCAGGGGGTATCCAGAGATCCGCAGGCGTCCCGCCGCGCTCTCCAACAGCGCTGCGGCGTCGGTGAGTTCACCACGTTGCGCCGCGACCACCGCCGCCGCCCGGTCGAGCGTGGCCAGGACACCCGTTCTGGCGAGCCGTTCGGCCTGGCGGCGGCCCGTGGCCAGGACGGCGTCCGCCTCGTCGGGGCGGCCGGTGGCGGCCAGGGCCTCAGCGAGGTCGGCGTGCCACCGCCGGGTCGCGGGGTCCCGCTGCCCCTGTGCGGTCTCCAACTCGCCGGTGCAGGCGAGGAGTTCCACCGCGCGCTCGCTCTGGCCCCGGAACAGTCTGATCCTTCCCTCGGCGTGCAGCGCCCGGGGCAGAAAGAGCCGGTCGTTGTCGTCCTCGCTGTGCCGCCGGGCGGCCTCCGCCGCGGTGAGCGCCCGGCTCAGGCTCCCGCCGGCCGTTTCGGCCAGCGCCACCGCGTACCACGCGGGCCCCTGGCTGAGGCCCGCCTCCTCGGTGATGCGCAGGCTCTGCCGGGCGATGGTCAGCGCGGGCCCGCAGCGGCCACGTTGGATCTCGACCTGCGCGAGCCCGATCAGGCACTGGCTCAGGCTGTCCGCCGACCCCCGCTGACGCAGCCGGTACACCAGGGCGCGCAACTCGGTTCGCGCCGCGTCGAGTTCGTCGCGTACCAGGTGGAAGCGGTACTTGAGATACAGCGGCCCGTTGTGGTGCGTCATGGCCGGTACGTGGTGCGGCGCGGCCAGCGCGGCGGCCAGGGTGGCCTCCGCCCCGGGGAGCCCGAGGAAGAGTTCCAGGGCCGCCTGCTGGGTGAGCGCCATCAGCTCGGTGTACCGGTCACCGGTCCGCGCGGCGAGCCCCGCGGCGCGGACGGCGTGGCCGTGGGCGCGCGCCGCGGAGCCGCCCACCATCCACGCCCGCCAGCTCATCCGGTAGTGCAGCTGGGCCAGGAGGGCGGGATCGCCCGCCGCGTCGCGCACCGCTTCGGGGAAGACGTCCGCGATCTCGGCCATCGCCTGGCCGCAGGAGTCGATGACCACGTTCCAGGCCCGTACCCGGTCGGCCGGCCGTTCGGCGCCGCCCAGGGCCTCATGCGCGAGCTGCCGGGCGAAGCCGAGGTCTCCGGCTTCGATGGCGTCCTCTGCTGCGGTGAGCCTGCGGTCGACGTCGGCGTACTCCTGCCCGGCCGGTGTGTACGCGGCGGCCATGCGGCCAAGTCGCGCCGCCGTCCGGGGAGCGCCCCTGCGCCGCGCGGCCGACGCGGCGGCGGACAGGCCGGCCGCGACGGCCGGATCGGGGGCGGCGGTGAGGCGCGCGATGTGATGGGCCCGCTCGACGGCGTCGTCGGAAGCGTCGGCCAGCGCGCGGTGCGCCGCCATCACCTGTTCGTAGGGGGTCTCGGCCCTGAGCACCACCGGCGTCAGCGGATCCAGGAACGTGATGGCCTCGTGGTCCGACGGCACAGGGGCGCGGACGAGTCCGTGACGTACGCAGACGTCGAGGTCGGCCCCGGCGTGCCGGCGGCCCGCGCGCCGCAGCAGCTCCACCGTGGGGCGTACGGCGGCGCCCGCGAGGACCAGGGTGTCGCGGGCGTGGGCCGGCAGGGCGTCGATCCGGTCGACGAGCGGCCGGCGAAGGCAGTCCGGCACCGGGAGCGCTTCGAGGCAGTCGGGCAGTTCCGTGCCGTCGAGTCCCTGGGTCCGGACGCGTTCGTCGAGGGCGGCGCTGAGTTCGAGGGCCGCGCGGGGATTGCCGCCGCTCGCCTCGTGCAGACGCGCGACGAGCCGGCGCGGCCAGGGGGGCTGGTCGTGCCGCTCGAGGAGTTCGGCGATCTCATGGACGGTCATGGGCGGGACGGGGATTTGGCGGACCGGCCGTGGACACAGGTCGAGTGCGCTCACCGCGCCGTCCGGGCCGGCGGGGGAGGGCCCGGGCTCCGTTTCGGACCGCAGAGTGGCAAGCACCGAAAAGCCCGGACCGACGCGCCGGGCAATGTAGTTGAGGACATCCGCCGTCGCCCGGTCGAGCCACTGGGTGTCATCCACGACGAGCAGGCAAGGGCCCGCGCCGCACAGCAGGGCGACGACCTTGCGGACCGCGATCCGCAGGACCAGTGCTTCGCGACCGCCTTCGGGCCCGGCCTCGGCGCCCCGGCCGGTCCCCGCGCGCGGCGCGCTGCGGAGCAGGGCCCCTTCCAGGGCGGCTCTTTCGTGGGCGGCCAGCGCGGCGAGAGCGTCGTCGCCGAGGTCGGCCAACAGGTCGATGAGCCCGAGGAAGGGGGTGTTCTTCTCGACGGGGGAGGGGGAGCAGTGCAGGATCCGGTGCCCCTGGCCACGCAGGTCCGCGATCAGCTGGTGTGTCACCGTGGTCCTGCCGATGCCCGTGGGGCCGGTGAGCAGGACGCCGCGGCCGCGCGCCAGGTGGGTCCGTACGGTGTCGTGGACCGCGCCGCGCCGGACGGTGAGCGGCCGGGTGCCTGCCGGCAAGGTGGTCGGCTCGGTCATCGCAAGCCCTTCCGGACACACAGCGTCGTTCACGTCTCAGACGTCGATCATGAACCTGCCCTTCATGGTGCCGTCGCCGAATGTAGGACCGCTCTCGGGGAAAGGTCAAGACCAATCGTGGGGCCGCCGCACACGCGGGCCGGGCCGCCGGTCGACGACCGACGGCCCGGCCCGGTACGGGAGTTGGGGTCACCCGGAACTGGGGATCAGCAGGCGCCCGCGTCCTTCCAGACGGCCCAGGAGCCCGGCGCGCCCGGTTGGGCGCCGGTCGAGTACCACTGCGAGGACCACTTGTGACCGTTGTAAGCGACCTGGTCGCCCGGTGCGTAGCTGGTGCTCGCGCTCCAGGCCGGCAGGTTGTCGCAGCCCTGCGGCGGGGTGCCGCCGCCGCTGATGGTCCAGGTGAAGGACGCCGACCCGGTGGCGTTGTCGGTGTTCTTCGCCGTGACGGTCACCGACGAGGTGCCGGCGGTGGTCGGAGTTCCGCTGATGAGGCCGGTCGAGGAGTTGACCGAAAGGCCGGCGGGCAGACCGCTCGCGCTGTAGGTCAGGGTCTCACCACCGGGGTCGCTCGCCTTGATCTGCAAGGAGGTGGCGGCGCCCACCGTGCCGCTCTGGCTGCCCGGATTGGTCACCGAGGGCGAGCCCGGCTGGCTGTTGCAGCTGCCGGGTACGGGGTCGGCGCCGGTCACGCTGACCGCGGCCCACGCGGCGTCGATGGTGTTGTACTCGGCGCAGTGCGTGCCGTAGAGGTCGGCCGCGGCCTTGAGGGAGTCGATGCGCGCCTGGTGGTAGTTCTCACTGCTGTTGGCGTAGGACGCCAGCGCCTTGTACCAGATCTTGGCGGCCTTGTCGTTGCCGATCCCGGTGACCGTGGAGCTGTCGCAGGTGGGGCTGTTGCCGTACCCGTGATCGCCGCTGCCCACGGCCGCGAGGAAGAACCAGTGGTTGAGGGGGCCCATCGAGTAGTGCGGGTCGAGGCTGCCGTTGCCGCTGTCCCAGCAGTTGGGCGAGGAGCCGTCCAGGGAGGGGTTGTACATGTAGCGCAGCGGCCGGTTGTCGCCGTTGATGTTGATGAGCTCGCCCATGGTGTAGTCGGGCTTGTCCACCGGGTTGTTGGCGTAGAACTCGACCATGGTGCCGAAGATGTCGCTGGTGCCCTCGTTCATGCCGCCGGTCTCACCGGTCTCGTCCCAGCCGGTGAGGGCGCCGCTCACGCCGTGGCTCATCTCATGGCCCGCGACGTCCAGTTCGACCAGCGGACGCGCATTGGACTGCCCGTCGCCGTACGTCATCTGAGTGCCGTCCCAGAACGCGTTCACATACGCGTTGCCGTAGTGCGTACGCGACGGCACGCCCCGCCCGTCGCCGAAGATGCCATTGCGGCCCTGGACGTTCTTGTAGTAGTCGAACGTCTCCGCCGCGCCGTAGTGCGCGTCGACGCCCGCGGAGGCGGGGTCGCTGGTGGAGCCGTTGCCGAAGGTGCCGGTGGAGCTGGTGAAGACGGAACCCGTGCCGCTGGTGGCGTGGTTGAGATTGGTCGTGTAGCCATTGCCGTGCGAGGGGTCCTGCATCGAGTAGCCACTGCCGCTCTGCGTGACGTCCAGCGCCACGCGGCCGCTGTAGATCGACTGGCCGGTCCCGGCGACCGTCGGTGCGGCGGCGGGAGCCGCCGCACCGACCCTCGAAGTGGCGGCGTTCGCGGCCCCCTCGGCGGCGAACGTGCTCACCTCGTCACTGGTCCGTACGACCTTGCCGGTACGGGCGTCCACCAGAACGTGCAGGCGGCTCGGTGTCTGGTCCTCGCGCACGCCGCTGACGACGGTCTCCCAGACCAGCACGGCGTCGGTGCCCGCCATCTGCACCGCGAGGTGCGAGGCGGAGACGGAGCCGATCCGCCCCTTGAACGCGGCCCGTGCCACCTTCACGGCGTCGGCGGCGGCCAGGCGGGGCTCGGTGGAGACCGCACCGGAGGTTTCGGACCCGGTGGCCAGTGACTGGAACGCGCCGTCCTTCTTCAGGCGCACAACCACGTCGCCGCCGTAGGCGGGCAGACCCTTGTACGTGCGGTCGAAGCGGACGGAGGCGGCGCCGTCCTTGTCGACGACCAGATTGCGGACCGAGAAGGCGTCCCCGTCGGCCTTGTGGGCGGCGCCGGCGTGCGCTGCCAGCGCCTTCTGCGCGGCGTCCACGACGCCGGCACGCACGCCGGGCGTCGGGTCCGCCGTGTAGGGGGCCGGGGCGAAAGCACCGGCGGGCACGGGGTGCGGCCGGGCGGCCGGGGCCGCCGTGGCGGCGGGCAGCGCGATGGCGGACGCGGTGACACAGGCCAGCGTGACCGTCAAGAGTCTCGCGGCTCTTGGTATTTGCATGGGAGTGGGGGTTCCTCTCACCTCGGGCAGGGGGCGTCCGCCATCGCCGCGCGCGGGGAAGCCGAATGGGCGGCGGACACGTGCGAGGGCGGACGGCGCGGCTCTGGGTGAAGCCGCGCCGACGCATGAGTGTCCGCACTCCGGGGGGCGGCTGCCAGGCAGTGCGCGGAGTGTGAGGGGTTTCCCTATCCGAGGCCCGAGAGAGAACCGCGGGGGCCGTCCTGTCGCGTTGCCGGGGTCAAGTCACCTGGCGCGAGGGGAGGTTGGCGGCGCTGCCCGCGTCGAGCACGGCCAGCGGCGTTGATTGGGCCGCCGTGCGGGCGGGGCGGGAACGCGCCGGGCCGGGACGCGTGCCGGCCAGGACGCGTGCTTGCGGGGCCTCGTCGTTGTCCCGGACCGTGGCGGCATCGACCGTGCCGTGCCGTGCCGGGTCGCCGCCGACAGAGGGCGGCCAGTACGTCATCGGCTCAACTGGCCTTCTGTACAGGCAAGTTGACGCGGCGGGCGGCTCAGAAATCGTCGTCCGAGGTCGGAAGGGCCTCGGCGATGAGGCGGGTGGCGAAGTCGGGGTCGTCGGCGATGCGGTTGATGTGCTCCGCGAGGAGGAAGGCGGTGGCCTCCAGCGGAGTCATCTCCGCGTCCGTCCAGTCTCCGTACTGCTTGCGCCACAGATTGGGGCTCAGGCCGGTGCCCGCGGCGATGACCAGGCCCGCCATGGTGGGGATGGCCTCGGGGCGGATGCTCCTCGGCATCATCCGCATGGAGGCCACGAGGTTGGGCACGACGTACTCGATGACGTCCTTCTCGTGCTCCTCGTGGGCATGACGCAGCCACGTCATGAACATGTAGATGAGGGTGCAGGTGCCGTCAAGGACGTCGTCCAGGGCCGAAAAGCTCAGCGACTCGGTGAACTGCCGTGTCAGTTCCTGCTGTTCGGGATCGCTGCCGGTCGAGCCGCTGTGGATTCCCTTGAGGCGGGAATCGACCATCATCAGTGCGGTGCCCACGTCGCCGGCGGGAGCGTTCTGGGGGCCGTAGCGAGACAGCACAGGATTCCTCCTCCGTACGGACCGCGGCGAGCGGCGGCGTGTTCGTACCGTAGAGGATCCATCCGGCCGGGATCCGGGGAATGCGGGGAAGAGCAGCCCTTACGGGGGCGTGACCCGGGCCACGTCGCACATCGGCCGGTATCACCACGGCCGGCCGGGGTACGCGTTCCGGTACAAAACGCCGAGCGAAAGCGAGTAATCGTCGTGAGCGACCGCAGGCCCGAAGGACCAGGAGACGCCGGAGCGCCCGTACCCGAGCCCATACCCCGGGACCTGCCGGACCAGCAGGCCGGCGCCGAGGGCGACCCCTGGGAAGCCGCCGACGACGCCGACGCCGAGGGCACCGAGGGCACCCCGCGCGGTGACCGGCCGGACCCCGAGATCCCGGACACCGACGAGGCGGGCACCGGCCGCCGGGGCGCCCCGCACTCCGGCAGCACACGCCCCGACCACCCAGTGCCACACGAGTCGACCGGCTGAGAGGCGGGCGCGCACGACCGTCGGGCGGCCGAGATGAGCGTGTACGGCAGTGTGCCCGTTGAGGCCGGGTGCGCCATGGCCGTCGACCCGCTGAGCGGCGCATGCACGGGCGCGTACGGCCGTCGGCCGGTTGAGACGGATGCGCACGGCCGTCGATCGGCTGAGGCGGGCGCGCCAACACGGCCGTCGACCGGCTGGGAGGTGCACGCCTGGGCGCACCCGGCCCGACTGGCCCGGACGCACGCGCACGGCCGCTTGCCGCCCCGGGTCAGCCGGGGCGGCAAGCGGCCAGGAACGACCGCGGAGCGGTCAGCGGCGACCTCTGTCGCCACGGTTGCCCTCGCCGCGCCGGCGCTCGTCCTTGGCGGTCGCGTCGTCGTACTGGATCTCTTCCTTGCGGACGGTGTCGCTCACCTCGCGCTGCTCGGTGACCTTCTCCGTCTCCAGGCGCACCCGCTCCACCGGGACGGTCTCCTTGCGCGTCACGGGTCGCTCGGCGTGGAGCGTCACCTCGGTCTCGGCCTCGCCGATGTCGGCCCGGGCCCGGTCGCCCTCACCCAGGGGCTCACGGACGACGCGTACCTCCTCATGGCTGACCGGAACGGTCGTGGTGACGTCTTCCGTCACGACGACCTTGCGCAGCCGTGCCCGGCCCACCTCCGTGTTCTCGGTGCCGACCCGCAGCCGCTCCTCGGAGCGCACCAGGCCCTCCTGGTCCGTGGCGTACCGGTCGTGGACGTTGGTGCCGGTGGCGCTGCCGGGCACGTCGACGCTTCCGGCGGCTCCGCCGGGGCCGGGGGTGCGCGTGCCGGCGCCGTCGACGCCGTAGTGCCGGTACAGCTCACGTTCCGCGTCGGCGTCCAGGTGCTCCTCGGCGTCCAGGCGCGGGGCGTCCTTCACCATGCTCTTGGCGTACGCCACGTGCAGGGCCTCGCCGTCGCGGCGGGCTCCCGCCAGCGGCACGAAGGATTCCTTGGTGCCGAAAAGACCCGTCTTGACCGTCACCCATTCGGGGCGGCCCGACGCGTCGTCGAGGTAGACCTGTTCGACACCGCCGATCTTCTCTCCCTCCGGGTCGTAGGCCACCAGGCCCTTGAGCCCCTCGGGGCGGTTGAACATGTCACCAGTGCTCATGCGGATCACTCCTGACGTGTGGGGGAAGGCGCGGCATCCCGTGTGGCGCCGCACCTCTACCTCCAACCCCGCCACAACCCGCCCGCCCCAGCTACCGCAACTCTTGGCGCGAAACGGCCACCACCCGCGCCACGCCTCGTCCGGGCGCTCCAGGGGACGATGCGCGAATTACTCCACATGGGTGGCGGCGTGGGTGGCGGCGTCGTCGACGGAGACGACGCGTGCGGTCGCCGACGCCCGGACGGGCGTCCGGAACGTGGGATGTTTGAGCGGCGGGCGGCACCCGAACGAGGGGTGCATCATCGCGGGAGTGCCGGGCAGGCCCATTGCATGACGTTCGTAATGCTTTCGCTTCCGCCGCTCATCATGGCCGTCATCCTCGCGTACGGCTCCGACCACGCACGTCCGCGCCACGGGCGCCGACGGAGCCACTGAACCCGCGCGCCGAGAGCCCGCGCGCCGCAATGGTGAGGCGGGTGCGGGCAATGCGTGAACATTCGGTGGTGACCACATCTGGTGAAGCTCTCCCCAGAGTCCCTAGACTGCCGCTGCCCACCGGCCGATCCGGGTCGGAAAGCTCAGCACCGCGCAGTGGCCGGCACCGAGCCGCCGCCCGACGAGGGAGGAACCGACATGGTCAAGCACTACCTCAAGTACGCACTGAGCACGCTCACCGCCGCGATGTTCGCGCACATGGCCTGACCTGATCCGGCCCCGGCCTGGGCCGGGCGACACACCGTCCGGTCCAGTCCAGGAGGCCCCTTGTTCGGCACCGCCCTGAGCCAGCTCCGCTACGGCATGGCGATCCTGCGCAACCGGCGCATACGCCCGCAGGACCTGGAGCGGATCGCCCGCGACCTGGTGGCCACCCTCGCCGAGTTCGGCGAACCCGGCGACGATTCGGCCCTGCTGCCAGGCCAGGCCGGGCAGGCCGCCCGGATCGACCCCGAGGTGCGCCGCACCGTGACCCGGCGCAGCCTGTGCGCCACCGCCCGCTCCGCCGCCCGCCACACCGCGTACTACCGCCAGGTCTTCGCTGAACTGGGCCTGGAACCGGCTGAGTTGGACGTGGACAGTTGGGCCCGCGTGCCGGTCACGCCGAAGAAGGCGCTGCGCTCCATGCCCACCGCCTTCGTCTCGGCCGCCGCCGTACCCGCCCTGATGGCGCTGACGACCGGCACCAGCGGCGTGCCCACCGCCGTCTGGTACTCGCGGGCCGAACTCGACACCACCATCGCGCTCAGCACCATCTCCGCGGCCCTGGGCCTCGGCCTGCGCCCCCGGCACACCCTCGCCTACGCGGGCTGCTCGCGGGCCACGCTGCCGCTGCTCAACGCGGCCGAGTCGGCGACCCGGGTCGGCGCGTCCTTCGTCCAGTTCGGCACGGTGGACCCGGCCGTCGCCCTCGACCGCCTCGCCGCGCCACTCGCACTGCCCGGCAAGTCCCCGCAGATCACCCACCTCACGGTCGCCGCCTCCTACCTCGCGGCCCTGGTGGAACTCGCCGAACGCGACGGATGGCGGGCGGCCGACTTCGGCCTCGAAAGCATCGGAGTAGGCGGCGAAGTGCTGTCCGCGCCCCTGGCCGCCCGGGCGGAGGCCGCCTTCGGCGCGCCCGTGTCGACCTCGTACCTGATGACCGAGACCCTGCCCTCGGGCGCCACCCCTTGCGCGGCCGGACATCTGCACCACACCAGCGAGTTCGGCCATCTCGAGGTGCTGGATCCGCTCACGTGGGAGCCCGCGCCGCCCGGCGCGACCGGCATGATCGTGCACACCCCGTACGTGCCCTACCGCGAGTGCACCCTGCTGCTGCGCTACGCCACCGGCGACCTCGTCCGCAGGCCCGCCACGGAGCCCACCTGCGAACTGGCCCACATGCCTGCCACCTCGGGGGTGCTCGGCCGCTGGACGGGCCCGCTCAGCGCCGAACTGCCCACCCGGGCCCTGCTCGACCTGATCGAGGCCGAACCGGAGGTCCCGCTGCCCGCCCGGTACACGCTCACCCGGGAACCCGGCTCCGGCGCCCGCCTGCACCTCCTGGTGCGGGCGCTGCCCGCCACCGGTCTGCTCGGCCGCCTTGAGGACCGGGCGACGGCCGCCGCGCTGCCGCTGGACGGGATCGTCCTGTACGACGACCGCGCCGAACTTCCGGTCACCGCGCCGGTCCGCGCGGACCTGCGGGAACACACCTTCGAAACGGCCGGCGCGGCCGGGACCCGTACCGGGAGCGGCGTATGAACCCCCTCGCCCTCGTCGCGCTCAGCGTCTGCGCCGCCGCCCTGATCGCGGGCGCGGGCTGCTACTTCGCCCGGGTGCGGATGCCACGGCCCCCGGTGGGCGTATACGCCGCAGGTGACATCGCCGTTCTCAGCGTCGGCGTCGTCGTGGCGCCGCTGCTCTACCTCTCGCTGCCGGGCGCCGCCGTCTCCGCGCTGTTCGGCCTGGTCCTGTGCCTGGCCGCGCAGTTCACTCTCGCGCCGCTCTGCGGGGGCCGCTGGTCCTGGCTGATCGCGCTCGCCGCGACCGGCCTCACCGTGTCCGCCGCGCTCACCGGGCACGCGGTGGCGGTACGCGTCCTCACGGACGTGCTGCTCGCCGTCGCCGTGATGGGCGTCGCCAACCTCTGGGCCCAGAGCGGGATGCGGCCGGTGCATGTGGCGTCGTTCGCGGCTGTCCTGACCTGCTACGACCTGGTCGCGACCACCCTGACGCACGTCACGCGCGACTTCGTGACCCAGGTGCGGGGCCGCCCCTTCGCCCCTCTGTTCGCGCTGACCGGCGGCGACCGGCCGGTGGCCATCGGGCTCGGCGACCTGCTGCTGCTCGTCCTGTTCCCCCTCGTCGCGACCCGCGCGTTCGGCCGTCGCGCCGGGTTCGTGGCGGCCGGCGTGGGCATCGCGGTCACGGGAGTGGTGAGCCGGCTGTTCGCGATCGGCGTCCTGACGGCGGGATTCCCGCTCCTGACGGTGCTGGGGCCCTTGATCGTGGCGCAGTTCCTCCTGTGGACCCGGCGGTACGGGAGCGAGCGCACGACGGCCGACTGGCGCGCGGGCACAGCCGTGATGTCCCGGCCGCGCGCCGAACATGCCCTGCCGGACGGTCAGTTGATGGACGCGCTCGCCGTTCCCGTACCGGAGGGTGTCGCGGAGGGCACTTGGTTCGCCGTCGCCGGGGGCCGCGTCCTGGCCACGGGCCCCACTCCGGGACAGGCCCGCCGCGCGGCCGGCCGACAGGCGCCCGAAGTGCCGGTCGTGGTGCGTATGGCGTGACTGTGACGGCTTTATGACATTGGTCCGTCAGGCCGGCGGGGAGGGATGCCTTCGACCAGCGTTCCCGTGGCCCCGCGTGGGCCGCCGAGCAGGAGGGGAGTACGCGCGATGCGTATCGTCCACAAGATCACCACTGCCGCCGCCGTCACCGCTACCGCTGCCGCCACCGTGTTGGCGCTGGGAGGCGGAGTGGCGTTCGCGTCACCCTCGGCGGCCGCCGACGGCGGGATGCCCTCCGCGTGCCGTCCCGCCAACCACACCGCGAAGATCACACCCGCACCCGCCTCCTCCGGGCACCGCCACTACCGCGTCACTCTCACCGCCGCCCCGGGGTACGCACCGTGCCGGCTCGCCGGGTCACCGGCCGACGTGCGGTTCTACCACCGTGGTTCGCTCGACCCGGTCACCGCCGGGCGGTACGGATCGCAGCACACGGCGGTGACCTTCGGT
Protein-coding regions in this window:
- a CDS encoding M4 family metallopeptidase, which produces MQIPRAARLLTVTLACVTASAIALPAATAAPAARPHPVPAGAFAPAPYTADPTPGVRAGVVDAAQKALAAHAGAAHKADGDAFSVRNLVVDKDGAASVRFDRTYKGLPAYGGDVVVRLKKDGAFQSLATGSETSGAVSTEPRLAAADAVKVARAAFKGRIGSVSASHLAVQMAGTDAVLVWETVVSGVREDQTPSRLHVLVDARTGKVVRTSDEVSTFAAEGAANAATSRVGAAAPAAAPTVAGTGQSIYSGRVALDVTQSGSGYSMQDPSHGNGYTTNLNHATSGTGSVFTSSTGTFGNGSTSDPASAGVDAHYGAAETFDYYKNVQGRNGIFGDGRGVPSRTHYGNAYVNAFWDGTQMTYGDGQSNARPLVELDVAGHEMSHGVSGALTGWDETGETGGMNEGTSDIFGTMVEFYANNPVDKPDYTMGELININGDNRPLRYMYNPSLDGSSPNCWDSGNGSLDPHYSMGPLNHWFFLAAVGSGDHGYGNSPTCDSSTVTGIGNDKAAKIWYKALASYANSSENYHQARIDSLKAAADLYGTHCAEYNTIDAAWAAVSVTGADPVPGSCNSQPGSPSVTNPGSQSGTVGAATSLQIKASDPGGETLTYSASGLPAGLSVNSSTGLISGTPTTAGTSSVTVTAKNTDNATGSASFTWTISGGGTPPQGCDNLPAWSASTSYAPGDQVAYNGHKWSSQWYSTGAQPGAPGSWAVWKDAGAC
- a CDS encoding PRC and DUF2382 domain-containing protein yields the protein MSTGDMFNRPEGLKGLVAYDPEGEKIGGVEQVYLDDASGRPEWVTVKTGLFGTKESFVPLAGARRDGEALHVAYAKSMVKDAPRLDAEEHLDADAERELYRHYGVDGAGTRTPGPGGAAGSVDVPGSATGTNVHDRYATDQEGLVRSEERLRVGTENTEVGRARLRKVVVTEDVTTTVPVSHEEVRVVREPLGEGDRARADIGEAETEVTLHAERPVTRKETVPVERVRLETEKVTEQREVSDTVRKEEIQYDDATAKDERRRGEGNRGDRGRR
- a CDS encoding phenylacetate--CoA ligase family protein produces the protein MFGTALSQLRYGMAILRNRRIRPQDLERIARDLVATLAEFGEPGDDSALLPGQAGQAARIDPEVRRTVTRRSLCATARSAARHTAYYRQVFAELGLEPAELDVDSWARVPVTPKKALRSMPTAFVSAAAVPALMALTTGTSGVPTAVWYSRAELDTTIALSTISAALGLGLRPRHTLAYAGCSRATLPLLNAAESATRVGASFVQFGTVDPAVALDRLAAPLALPGKSPQITHLTVAASYLAALVELAERDGWRAADFGLESIGVGGEVLSAPLAARAEAAFGAPVSTSYLMTETLPSGATPCAAGHLHHTSEFGHLEVLDPLTWEPAPPGATGMIVHTPYVPYRECTLLLRYATGDLVRRPATEPTCELAHMPATSGVLGRWTGPLSAELPTRALLDLIEAEPEVPLPARYTLTREPGSGARLHLLVRALPATGLLGRLEDRATAAALPLDGIVLYDDRAELPVTAPVRADLREHTFETAGAAGTRTGSGV
- a CDS encoding DUF4232 domain-containing protein, which codes for MRIVHKITTAAAVTATAAATVLALGGGVAFASPSAAADGGMPSACRPANHTAKITPAPASSGHRHYRVTLTAAPGYAPCRLAGSPADVRFYHRGSLDPVTAGRYGSQHTAVTFGPGHPVHFDIQAPNAAPGARADEATFTLMAPGGEIPGKSSAHGALTVHAGTVVGPVQRGA